Proteins from one Mycteria americana isolate JAX WOST 10 ecotype Jacksonville Zoo and Gardens chromosome 1, USCA_MyAme_1.0, whole genome shotgun sequence genomic window:
- the ATP6AP2 gene encoding renin receptor isoform X2 codes for MGFSVEDDLSWPGLAVGDLFHRPRATVLVTVKGVDKLALPVKGISYPIENAVPFSLDSVANAIHTLFSEETPVVLQLAPSEERVYMVGKANSVFEDLSVTLRQLRNRLFQDNSILSSLPLNSLSRNNEVDLLFLSELQVLHDIASLLSRHKHLAKDHSPDLYSLELAGLEEVGKRYGEDSQQFKDASQILVDSLQKFADEMFNLYSGNAVVEVVAVKAFNSPLTRKTRSILQSSQSKPENPYNLAYPYNYNYSVIFNIILWMMIGLALAVIVISYNLWNMDPGYDSIIYRMTNQKIRMD; via the exons AAGAT GACCTTTCCTGGCCTGGGCTTGCAGTGGGTGATCTGTTTCACAGACCACGAGCTACTGTGCTGGTAACAGTGAAAGGAGTAGACAAGCTGGCGTTGCCCGTGAAGGGGATTTCTTACCCTATTGAGAAT GCTGTTCCTTTCAGTCTTGACAGTGTTGCGAACGCTATACATACTTTGTTCTCTGAGGAAACTCCTGTGGTCCTGCAGCTGGCCCCCAGTGAGGAA AGAGTGTACATGGTGGGCAAGGCAAACTCTGTATTTGAAGATCTTTCTGTCACACTGCGCCAACTGCGAAACCGCTTATTCCAGGACAACTCCATTCTCAGCTCCCTTCCTCTCAACTCCCTCAGCAGAAACAATGAG gTTGACTTGCTTTTTCTGTCAGAACTACAAGTCCTACATGATATTGCAAGCCTG CTGTCTCGACACAAGCACTTAGCCAAAGATCACTCTCCAGACCTGTATTCTCTGGAACTGGCTGGTTTGGAAGAGGTTGGAAAACGATATGGGGAAGACTCTCAGCAGTTCAAGGATGCTTCTCAAATTCTTGTAGACTCTTTGCAAAAG tttgCAGATGAGATGTTTAATCTGTATAGCGGGAATGCAGTAGTAGAAGTGGTGGCTGTAAAGGCATTTAATTCTCCCCTCACGAGGAAGACTCGCTCCATTCTCCAGTCTTCACAG aGCAAACCAGAAAATCCATATAACCTTGCCTATCCATATAACTACAACTACTCTGTAATCTTCAACATTATTCTGTGGATGATGATAGGTCTTGCTTTAGCTGTGATAGTTATCTCCTACAACCTCTGGAACATGGATCCTGGGTATGACAGCATTATTTATAGGATGACAAATCAGAAGATAAGAATGGATTGA